The DNA region ATGATGTCGAGGTGCTGATTCTCGACGAGGCCGACCGCATGCTGGACATGGGCTTCCTCGACGATGTCGAGACCATCGCCAAATGCTGCCCGCCGACGCGCCAGACCATGCTGTTCACCGCCACGCTGGACCGCCGCATGGCGCAGCTGGCCGGCAACCTGCTGCGCAACCCGGAGCGCGTCGCCGTCGAGAGCCAGGCGACCGCGATCAACGTGGAACAGCGTCTGCACCATGCCGACGACCTCGACCACAAGCGCCGCCTGCTGATGCACTTCGCCGGCCAGGAAGAAGTCGGCAAGGCCATCATCTTCGCCGCCACCAAGCGTGACGCCGACACGCTGGCCGAGGAACTGAGCGCCGCCGGCCATTCCGCCGCCGCCCTGCATGGCGACATGGACCAGACCAAGCGCAACCGCACGCTCCAGCGCCTGCGCTCGGGCCAGGTCCGCCTGCTGGTGGCGACCGACGTCGCCGCGCGCGGCATCGACGTGCGCGACATCACCCACGTCATCAACTTCGACCTGCCGCGTTCGGCGGAGGACTATGTCCACCGCATTGGCCGCACCGGCCGGGCCGGCGCCTCGGGCATCGCCATTTCCTTCGCCGCCCGTGCCGACCGCGAGACGCTGGTCCGGATCGAGCGCTACACGAAGGCGACGCTGGCGATCCACGTCGTGCCCGGCCTGGAGCCGACGCGTCCCTTCACCAGTGGCGGCGGCAGCGGCCGTCCGGCCGGCCGCAACGGCCGTTCCGGCGGCTATGGCGCTGGTGCCGGCGCCAACGGCAGCGGCAAGCCCTGGCACCGCAATGGCGAGGCCAAGGCCCCGGGCGGCCCGCGCGGCCCGCGTCCGGACTATGCCCGCAACGACAACCATCGTGGCGACGCCCGTCCGGACCATGCCCGCCGCGATGCCCACGGCAGCGGCAAGCCGGCCCAGGCCCGCGCCAAGAGCTGGTAAGGAGAGGCGGGCAACCGCCGACTCCGGCCCTGTGATAAGGAAACGCCCTCCCCCGCCGGCCTTGCGGCCGGCGGGGGAGGGCGTTTCCGTTCAAGCCGCTCTGTTCAGCGGGCTTGTCCTTACTGGAAGGCGATCTTCGCATGGTCGCCGGGATCGGGCGACTCGCCGGTCAGCTTCGCCTTCACATAGCCATAGGCGTAGACCATGGCGCTCGACGGGCTGTCCCAATATTCGGCCTGATCGACCGACACCTTCAGCAGGGCGACCTCGGGATCGTCCGGGCCGTTGGGGAACCAGGTCGACATGATGTCCCGCCACAGGAAGCGGATCTTGTCGCGGTCGCGCACCACCTCGGCGATGCCGGAGACCGACACGTAATCCTGCTTGTCCGGGGCGGCGTAGGCGAGGTTGACGCGCCAGTGGCGGTCGATCTCCGACACTTTTCCGGAATCGGCGCGGGTGAAGAACCACAGGGTGCCGTCCTCGAACCCGGCATGCGACAGGGTCGCCATCGGGCGGGAGTTCAGACGGCCGTTGTCGTCCAGCGTCGTCATCATCGCGACGTGGACCCCCTTGATCAGGCTCCAGAGTTTTTCGACGTCGTCCCGGCTGTGGCCGTGGGGTGTCTGGGAGCCGGTGGGGGAGCCGGTGGTAGAACCGGTGGTGTCGGCGGTTGTGCTGCGGACCATGGTCTGCCTCTCGCTCGGTAACCCAAGTGAGATTGGAGAACGCCGGCCGGGGTCAAAAGGTTCCGTGCCTCGCATTCACTCCCCCGACCGACCAGGAGCCGGCCCCGGTTTCCACATCGTCGCCTGCGCCGGCGCCATAGTGATCGAGCCGGGTCAGCGACCACGGATCGATCCGCAGCCGCAGCGCCGCTTCCGGCGTCAGATCCAGCGCCGTGGCCAGCGCGCCGCGGATGGTGCCGGCATGGATGACCGCGACCACGTCGCGTCCCGCATGCAGCGCGGTCAGCCGCCGCAGCGCGTCCGCCGTCCGCTCCATCACCGTGGCGAAGCTCTCGCCGCCCGGCGGGGCGTGGCGGGCCGGGTTGCGCCAGAAGCGGGCGGCGGCCTCCGCATCGCGCGTCGCGGCGGTGTCGTGGCTGATGCCCTCCCAGTCGCCGAAATCCTGCTCGGTCAGCGCCGGTTCCACCACCGCGGTGCCGGCCAGGCGCGGCGCCCGCTGCCACAGCGCCTGTGCGGTCTGCCGGCTGCGGCGGAGCGGGCTGGTCAGCCACAGCGCATCGGCGGGCAGGGAGGCCGCCAGCGCCGCCGCTGCGGCGCGGTCGGCGGTGTCGGCCTCGCGGTCGCTCGCCCCGCAGATGACGTTGCCGGGATTGTGGACCGGCGCATGGCGGATCAGCCACCAGCGGGTGACGGTCAGGGGGGTGACGCTCAGCGCGGTCATCGGGCGCCTCCGGCCAGGGCGGCGAGCGTCAGCAGGACCGCCGCCTCGGCCAATTGCTGGGCGGCGCCGAACACGTCGCCGGTCTGCCCGCCGATCTGCCGCCGGGCCAGGGCCGCCATCGCCCAGACTGCCGTCAGGGATGCCAGGAAAACCGCGGCCAGGGGAAGCGCGACCGCATCCGCGCCCAGCCGGGCGATCCCCCACAGCGCCGCCCCCGCCACCGCGAGGCCGAGGATGAGCGCCAGCAGGACCGTCGAGGCTGCCGGCCGTCCCTGGGCCGCCCCCAGCCCGTCGCGCCGCGCCGGCGGCAGTGCCAGTGCCAGCGCCGTCAGCGCGCAGCGCGACAGCGCTCCGGCCGCCACCAGCGCCGCGACCGCCACCGGCACCGGCAGCGCCGCCAGGGCCGCGGCGCGGATCGCCACCGAAAAGACCAGGGCCAGCACGCCATAGCTGCCGACCCGGCTGTCGCGCATGATCTCCAGCTTGCGGGCTGTGTCGCGCCCGCCGCCGAAGCCGTCGGCGACGTCTGCCGCCCCGTCCTCGTGCAGCCCGCCGGTCAGCCGCACCGTCGCCGCCAGCGCCAGCAGCGCCCCGGCCAGCGGCGGCAGGTTCAGCGCGGCGGCCAGCGCGAGGGCGGCG from Azospirillum thiophilum includes:
- a CDS encoding DEAD/DEAH box helicase, yielding MTFSELGLHPLVLKALEAFEYTTPTPVQLAAIPPALQGRDILATAETGTGKTAAFMLPALTRTAEMPLNGAATPRVLVLAPTRELAKQVTDAARKYAKFMKLNIVDVVGGMPYREQLRLLSRPVDVLVATPGRLLDHVSRRRIALDDVEVLILDEADRMLDMGFLDDVETIAKCCPPTRQTMLFTATLDRRMAQLAGNLLRNPERVAVESQATAINVEQRLHHADDLDHKRRLLMHFAGQEEVGKAIIFAATKRDADTLAEELSAAGHSAAALHGDMDQTKRNRTLQRLRSGQVRLLVATDVAARGIDVRDITHVINFDLPRSAEDYVHRIGRTGRAGASGIAISFAARADRETLVRIERYTKATLAIHVVPGLEPTRPFTSGGGSGRPAGRNGRSGGYGAGAGANGSGKPWHRNGEAKAPGGPRGPRPDYARNDNHRGDARPDHARRDAHGSGKPAQARAKSW
- a CDS encoding pyridoxamine 5'-phosphate oxidase family protein, with amino-acid sequence MVRSTTADTTGSTTGSPTGSQTPHGHSRDDVEKLWSLIKGVHVAMMTTLDDNGRLNSRPMATLSHAGFEDGTLWFFTRADSGKVSEIDRHWRVNLAYAAPDKQDYVSVSGIAEVVRDRDKIRFLWRDIMSTWFPNGPDDPEVALLKVSVDQAEYWDSPSSAMVYAYGYVKAKLTGESPDPGDHAKIAFQ
- a CDS encoding histidine phosphatase family protein; its protein translation is MTALSVTPLTVTRWWLIRHAPVHNPGNVICGASDREADTADRAAAAALAASLPADALWLTSPLRRSRQTAQALWQRAPRLAGTAVVEPALTEQDFGDWEGISHDTAATRDAEAAARFWRNPARHAPPGGESFATVMERTADALRRLTALHAGRDVVAVIHAGTIRGALATALDLTPEAALRLRIDPWSLTRLDHYGAGAGDDVETGAGSWSVGGVNARHGTF
- the cobS gene encoding adenosylcobinamide-GDP ribazoletransferase gives rise to the protein MPDAMPDTAPPPPPQSPAKPRWTQDAALALVFLTRLPLPAIAPLSGSLNGPLAEGAAARAMGWFPLVGALVGLAGGAALALAAALNLPPLAGALLALAATVRLTGGLHEDGAADVADGFGGGRDTARKLEIMRDSRVGSYGVLALVFSVAIRAAALAALPVPVAVAALVAAGALSRCALTALALALPPARRDGLGAAQGRPAASTVLLALILGLAVAGAALWGIARLGADAVALPLAAVFLASLTAVWAMAALARRQIGGQTGDVFGAAQQLAEAAVLLTLAALAGGAR